One genomic segment of Pagrus major chromosome 13, Pma_NU_1.0 includes these proteins:
- the sptbn2 gene encoding spectrin family protein isoform X3, with protein sequence MSTISPTDFDSLEIQQQYNDINNRWDLAAETDWDNENSSARLFERSRIKALADEREAVQKKTFTKWVNSHLGRVTCRIGDLYTDLRDGRMLIRLLEVLSGEQLPKPTKGRMRIHCLENVDKALQFLKEQKVHLENMGSHDIVDGNHRLTLGLIWTIILRFQIQDISVETEDNKEKKSAKDALLLWCQMKTAGYPNVNIHNFTTSWRDGLAFNAIVHKHRPDVIEFDNLKRSNAHYNLQNAFNVAEKELGLTKLLDPEDVNVDQPDEKSIITYVATYYHYFSKMKALAVEGKRIGKVLDYAIEADQLIEKYETLASELLQWIEQTIVTLNDRQLANSLSGVQNQLQAFNSYRTVEKPPKFTEKGNLEVLLFTIQSKMRANNQKVYMPREGKLISDINKAWERLEKAEHERELALRNELIRQEKLEMLAARFDRKAAMRETWLSENQRLVSQDNFGTDLGAVEAATRKHEAIETDIGAYWERVAAVEAVAKELEAESYHDVRRVIARRDNVLRLWEYLKELLAARRERLNSHRDLQRLFQEMRYIMDWMGDMKGRLQSQDSGKHLHDVLDLLQKHTLVEADISAQAERIKGVQGAAQRFTSYEQPYKPCEPGLVSEKVDLLGQAYDELGQLAGNRRERLEDSRRLWQFMWDLGEEAAWIREQEQILASGDCGRDLTSALHLLSKHEAFRDEMAARYGPLSNSIAAGEALIQDGHYGAPEVTERIHDIRAQWTHLEETTKLREQSLKESVALHQFQTDANDMEAWIMETLRQVSSQEVGHDEFSTQTLARKQREIEEEIQSHHPLIDSLHEQAQALPQAYVNFPEVDGRLPAIEQRYEELESLSANRRQALEGALALYRMFSEADACKLWVEEKEQWLDGMEIPTKLEDLEVVQQRFETLEPEMNNLGTRVTDVNQVAEQLLSSDNCSKDQIHQTRDKLNDRWKEFEQLAGQKKQRLESALNIQNYHLECNEIQSWMKEKTKVIESTQGLGNDLAGVMALQRKLTGMERDLEAIQGKLDDLRDEAQKLAKEHPDQAGEIQGRLGEIQEVWEELNATMKRREESLGEASKLQGFLRDLDDFQSWLSRTQTAVASEDIPTSLPEAESLLAQHESIKNEVDNYKEDYEKMRAVGEEVTQGQTDAQYMFLAQRLQALDTGWHELRRMWENRHSLLAQAFDFQTFLRDAKQAEAFLNSQEYVLSHIEMPTSLQGAEEAIKKHEDFLTTTEASEEKINGVVEAGRRLINDCNANSDKIQEKVDSIQERHLKNKEAANELLTKLKDNRELQHFLQDGQELTLWINEKMLTAQDMSYDEARNLHSKWQKHQAFMAELASNKDWLDKIDKEGQALVAEKPELKPVVQQTLEDLQRQWEELEGTTRTKAQCLFDANRAELFTQSCSALDVWLKNLEGQLHSDDYGKDLTSVNILLKKHQMLEHQMEVREKEVQSLQSQALALTQEDAGLAEVDGQQRRVTDNFSNLQEPLQLRRQQLLASKEAHQFNRDLEDEILWVKERMPLAASTDHGKDLPTVQLLIKKNQTLQKEIQGHQPRIDDIHRRGKTQSQVDGDRQSVLEERLVELRDLWDQLIAETDKRHGRLIEANRAQQFYADAAEAEAWMGEQELHMMSEEKAKDEQSALVMVKKHQTLEQALEDYAQTIHQLSNSSRLMVTSEHPESERITLRQAQVDKLYAGLKDLAEERRGRLQERLRLTQLKREVDDLEQWIAEREVVAGSHELGQDYEHVTMLRDKFREFARDTSTIGQERVDGVNGLADDLIESGHPENASVAEWKDGLNEAWADLLELIDTRTQMLAASYELHRFHQDAMEVLGRVKEKREGLPSDLGRDLNTVQHLHRQHNTFENDIQALSGQVNQVQDDAARLQKAYAGEKADDIHRSEHAVTSAWEGLLEAGQARRLLLLDTVEKFRFFNMVRDLMLWMDGVNLQIDAHDSPRDVSSAGLVIANHQDIKSEIETRADSFTACIEMGNALINNNHYASDEIREKLAQLQEKRDKINKKWQDKMDHLQIVLEVLQFGRDAYVAESWLAGQEPLVRAAELGANVDEVESLIKRHEAFEKLAASWEERFVLLEKLTTLEEHEMQRRREEEERARRPPTPPPAEVAQSETESHVHDSAARTSLDQTTLNQSVSVNGVHSDNDTSQQSLSLSLSSGKKSEPKRVCKPKQTERGSESESVNGPGRDSGLASSRLEPSATLPSRGGAESEPETMEGMLCRKQEMESHSKKAATRSWQNVYCVLRKGSLGFYKDNKSASNGIPYHGEVPISLGEAVCEVASDYKKRKHVFKLRLGDGKEYLFQAKDEAEMSSWIRSILGSIPTGEGDSPGGPRALSRAMTMPPISPSSGDAGGVTMRNKDGKEKDREKRFSFFGKKK encoded by the exons ATGAGCACCATCTCGCCAACAGACTTTGACAGCTTGGAGATCCAGCAGCAGTATAATGATATCAACAACCGCTGGGACCTGGCAGCAGAGACTGACTGGGATAATGAGAACAGTTCAGCACGCCTCTTCGAACGCTCACGCATCAAAGCTCTTGCAG ATGAGCGTGAAGCAGTACAGAAGAAGACCTTCACCAAATGGGTAAACTCTCACTTAGGCCGAGTGACCTGTCGCATCGGTGACTTGTATACTGACCTGCGTGATGGCCGCATGCTTATCCGTCTTCTGGAAGTGCTCTCAGGAGAACAGCTG CCAAAGCCCACCAAAGGCCGCATGCGTATCCACTGCCTGGAGAATGTTGACAAAGCCCTGCAGTTTCTCAAGGAGCAAAAAGTCCATCTAGAAAATATGGGCTCACATGACATTGTGGATGGGAATCACCGTCTCACCCTGGGTCTCATCTGGACCATCATCCTTCGCTTCCAG ATCCAGGACATCAGTGTGGAGACGGAGGATAACAAGGAGAAAAAATCAGCTAAAGATGCTCTGCTGCTTTGGTGCCAAATGAAAACTGCTGG ATACCCCAATGTCAACATCCACAACTTCACAACCAGCTGGAGAGATGGACTGGCTTTCAATGCCATCGTGCACAAACACAG ACCTGACGTGATTGAGTTCGACAACCTGAAGAGGTCCAATGCTCACTACAACCTCCAGAATGCTTTCAATGTGGCTGAGAAGGAACTGGGGCTTACCAAGCTGCTGGACCCAGAAG ATGTTAATGTTGACCAGCCTGATGAAAAGTCCATCATTACCTATGTGGCGACCTACTACCATTACTTCTCCAAGATGAAAGCCCTGGCAGTGGAGGGCAAACGAATTGGCAAG GTACTCGACTATGCTATTGAGGCTGACCAGTTGATAGAGAAATATGAGACACTGgcctcagagctgctgcagtggaTTGAGCAGACCATAGTGACCCTCAATGATCGGCAGCTAGCTAACTCACTGAGTGGTGTGCAGAACCAGCTCCAGGCTTTCAACTCCTACAGGACTGTGGAGAAACCCCCAAA ATTTACAGAGAAAGGAAATCTGGAGGTTCTTCTCTTCACTATCCAGAGCAAGATGAGAGCAAACAATCAGAAAGTCTACATGCCAAGAGAGGGCAAACTCATCTCTGACATCAATAAG GCCTGGGAGCGCCTGGAAAAGGCAGAGCATGAACGTGAGCTGGCGCTGAGAAATGAGTTGATCCGCCAGGAGAAGCTGGAGATGCTTGCTGCACGTTTCGACCGCAAGGCTGCCATGAGGGAGACGTGGCTGAGTGAGAACCAGAGGCTGGTGTCTCAG GACAACTTTGGAACTGACTTGGGAGCAGTGGAAGCTGCCACACGTAAACACGAGGCCATTGAGACAGACATTGGGGCATATTGGGAGCGTGTTGCTGCTGTGGAGGCTGTTGCCAAGGAGCTGGAAGCAGAAAGTTACCATGATGTGCGGCGAGTAATCGCAAGAAGGGATAACGTGCTTCGACTCTGGGAATACTTGAAAGAGCTCCTGGCTGCACGCAGAGAGCGGCTGAATTCCCATCGTGACCTACAGAGACTTTTCCAGGAGATGCGCTACATTATGGACTGGATGGGAGACATGAAG GGTCGTCTGCAGTCTCAGGACAGTGGCAAACATTTACATGATGTGTTAGacctgctgcagaaacacactctGGTAGAAGCCGACATTTCAGCTCAGGCAGAGAGGATCAAGGGAGTGCAGGGAGCGGCACAGCGCTTCACTTCCTACGAACAGC CTTATAAACCGTGTGAGCCGGGACTAGTTAGTGAGAAGGTTGACCTGCTAGGTCAAGCCTACGATGAACTTGGTCAGCTTGCTGGGAATCGCAGAGAGCGCCTAGAGGACTCGCGCCGCCTGTGGCAGTTCATGTGGGACCTTGGAGAAGAAGCAGCTTGGATCAGAGAGCAGGAGCAGATCCTGGCCAGTGGAGACTGTGGCCGGGACCTCACTTCTGCCCTTCACTTGCTCAGCAAACACGAGGCTTTCAGGGATGAAATGGCGGCTCGCTATGGCCCTTTGAGTAACAGCATCGCTGCTGGGGAAGCTTTGATTCAGGATGGACACTATGGAGCCCCGGAGGTCACAGAGAGGATTCATGACATCCGTGCACAGTGGACACATCTGGAGGAG ACCACAAAgctcagagagcagagtcttAAGGAATCGGTGGCCCTGCACCAGTTTCAAACAGATGCCAATGACATGGAGGCATGGATCATGGAGACGCTTAGACAGGTATCCAGTCAGGAGGTGGGCCACGATGAGTTCTCCACCCAGACTCTAGCTCGCAAGCAGagggagatagaggaggagatcCAGAGCCACCACCCCCTCATCGACTCCCTGCATGAGCAGGCCCAAGCACTGCCACAGGCCTATGTAAACTTCCCTGAG GTGGATGGTCGCTTACCTGCTATTGAGCAGCGCTATGAAGAACTGGAGTCTCTTTCAGCAAATCGGCGCCAGGCTCTGGAGGGTGCCCTGGCCCTCTACCGCATGTTTAGCGAAGCTGATGCCTGCAAGCTTTGGGTGGAGGAAAAGGAACAGTGGTTAGATGGCATGGAGATCCCTACCAAGCTGGAGGACTTAGAGGTGGTGCAGCAGAG ATTTGAGACACTGGAACCTGAGATGAACAACCTGGGCACTCGTGTCACTGATGTGAACCAGGTGGCTGAGCAGCTGCTGAGCTCCGACAACTGTAGCAAAGACCAGATCCACCAGACACGAGACAAACTGAACGACAG ATGGAAAGAGTTCGAGCAACTGGCTGGTCAAAAGAAGCAACGCCTGGAGTCGGCCCTTAACATCCAGAACTACCACTTGGAGTGTAATGAGATCCAATCTTGGATGAAGGAAAAGACCAAGGTGATTGAATCCACTCAGGGCCTGGGCAACGACCTAGCTGGAGTGATGGCACTTCAACGCAAACTCACTGGCATGGAGAGGGACCTGGAGGCAATTCAG GGCAAACTGGATGACCTGAGAGATGAGGCACAAAAGCTGGCCAAAGAACATCCAGATCAGGCTGGAGAGATCCAAGGACGCCTTGGAGAGATTCAGGAAGTGTGGGAGGAGTTGAACGCCACCATGAAGCGGCGTGAGGAGTCATTGGGCGAAGCCAGCAAGCTGCAGGGCTTCCTCAGGGATTTGGATGACTTCCAGTCCTGGCTGTCCCGAACCCAGACAGCCGTAGCCTCAGAGGACATTCCTACCTCTCTGCCTGAGGCTGAGAGTTTGCTCGCCCAGCACGAGAGTATTAAGAATGAGGTGGATAACTATAAGGAGGACTATGAGAAGATGCGGGCTGTCGGTGAGGAAGTGACCCAAGGTCAGACAGATGCCCAGTACATGTTCTTGGCCCAGAGGCTCCAGGCACTGGATACGGGTTGGCATGAGTTGCGTCGCATGTGGGAGAACCGCCACAGTCTTCTGGCTCAAGCCTTCGACTTCCAGACATTCTTGAGAGATGCAAAGCAGGCAGAGGCTTTCCTCAACAGCCAG GAGTATGTGCTGTCTCACATAGAGATGCCTACCAGTCTTCAGGGAGCAGAGGAGGCCATTAAGAAGCATGAGGATTTCCTCACCACCACAGAGGCCAGTGAGGAGAAGATAAATGGTGTGGTGGAGGCTGGACGGCGCCTCATTAATGACTGTAATGCAAACTCTGACAAGATCCAGGAAAAAGTTGATTCCATCCAGGAAAG ACATCTCAAGAATAAGGAGGCTGCTAATGAATTGCTGACAAAGCTTAAGGATAACCGTGAACTTCAGCACTTCCTCCAAGACGGCCAGGAG CTCACATTGTGGATCAATGAGAAGATGCTGACGGCACAGGACATGTCTTATGATGAGGCCAGAAATCTTCACAGCAAGTGGCAGAAACATCAGGCCTTCATGGCAGAGCTGGCCTCCAACAAAGACTGGCTGGACAAAATTGATAAG GAAGGTCAGGCCCTCGTGGCAGAGAAGCCAGAGCTGAAACCTGTTGTTCAGCAGACTCTGGAGGACCTGCAGCGTCAGTGGGAAGAGCTGGAGGGCACCACCCGCACCAAGGCCCAGTGCTTGTTCGATGCTAACCGGGCAGAGCTCTTCACACAGAGCTGCTCCGCTCTCGATGTCTGGTTGAAAAACCTTGAGGGTCAGCTGCACAGCGACGACTATGGCAAAGATTTGACCAGCGTCAATATCCTGCTCAAGAAGCATCAG ATGCTTGAGCACCAGATGGAGGTCAGAGAGAAGGAGGTGCAGTCGCTCCAGTCTCAGGCTCTGGCCCTAACCCAGGAGGACGCTGGACTCGCTGAGGTCGATGGTCAGCAAAGGCGCGTCACTGACAACTTCTCTAACCTTCAGGAGCCTCTCCAACTGAGGAGACAGCAACTGCTGGCCTCCAAAGAAGCACATCAGTTCAACAGAGATCTGGAGGATGAAATT ctCTGGGTGAAGGAGAGGATGCCCCTGGCAGCCTCCACAGACCATGGAAAAGACCTGCCCACCGTACAGCTGCTAATCAAGAAGAACCAG ACATTGCAGAAGGAGATCCAGGGCCACCAGCCTCGCATCGACGACATCCATAGACGAGGCAAAACCCAGAGCCAGGTAGATGGCGACAGACAGTCTGTCCTCGAGGAGCGCCTTGTTGAGCTGCGGGACCTCTGGGATCAGTTGATCGCTGAGACAGACAAGCGTCATGGCCGTCTGATAGAAGCCAACCGCGCCCAgcagttctatgctgatgcagcagaggctgaggCCTGGATGGGAGAACAAGAGCTGcacatgatgtcagaggaaaaagCCAAG GATGAGCAAAGTGCTCTTGTGATGGTCAAGAAGCACCAGACTCTGGAACAGGCACTTGAGGACTACGCTCAAACCATTCACCAGTTGTCAAACAGCAGCCGCCTCATGGTCACCAGTGAACACCCAGAAAG CGAGAGAATCACCCTACGGCAAGCCCAAGTGGACAAGCTGTATGCAGGGTTAAAAGACCTCGCTGAGGAGCGTCGTGGGCGACTTCAGGAGAGGCTGCGGCTGACCCAGCTGAAGCGGGAGGTGGATGACCTGGAACAGTGGATCGCTGAGAGGGAGGTGGTTGCTGGCTCCCATGAACTAGGACAGGACTATGAACATGTtact ATGCTGAGGGACAAGTTCCGGGAATTTGCTCGTGACACCAGCACCATCGGCCAAGAGCGCGTCGATGGTGTAAATGGGCTGGCAGATGACCTGATTGAGTCGGGTCATCCCGAGAACGCCAGTGTGGCTGAGTGGAAGGATGGGTTGAATGAGGCTTGGGCTGATCTGCTGGAACTGattgacacacgcacacagatgtTGGCAGCATCCTATGAGCTGCACCGCTTCCATCAGGATGCCATGGAGGTGCTCGGACGTGTTAAGGAGAAGAGGGAAGGGCTGCCTTCTGACCTTGGCCGTGACCTGAACACTGTTCAGCATCTACACAGACAGCACAACACTTTTGAAAATGACATCCAGGCCCTCAGTGGACAG GTGAATCAGGTGCAAGATGACGCAGCACGACTGCAGAAGGCCTACGCTGGGGAGAAAGCTGATGACATTCACAGAAGCGAACATGCTGTTACTTCTGCCTGGGAGGGCCTGCTCGAGGCTGGTCAGGCCCGCAGGCTCCTCCTGCTGGACACCGTGGAGAAGTTCCGCTTCTTCAACATGGTTAGAGACCTCATGCTCTGGATGGATGGTGTAAACCTGCAGATTGACGCACATGACAGCCCTAG GGATGTTTCTTCTGCAGGGTTGGTCATTGCCAATCATCAGGACATCAAGTCTGAGATTGAGACGAGGGCAGACAGCTTTACTGCCTGTATTGAGATGGGAAACGCTCTCATCAACAATAATCACTATGCATCTGATGAG ATCCGAGAGAAACTGGCTCAACTCCAGGAAAAGAGAGATAAGATCAACAAAAAGTGGCAAGACAAGATGGACCACTTACAAATTG TGCTGGAGGTGCTGCAGTTTGGACGTGATGCCTACGTGGCAGAGTCTTGGTTGGCGGGGCAAGAACCTCTGGTGCGAGCGGCAGAGCTGGGCGCAAATGTGGATGAGGTAGAGAGCCTAATTAAGCGCCATGAAGCCTTTGAGAAACTTGCTGCATCCTGGGAAGAACGCTTTGTGCTGCTGGAGAAACTCACTACA CTCGAGGAGCATGAGATGCAGAGGAGgcgagaggaagaggagagagcacGGCGACCCCCTACACCACCCCCGGCAGAAGTGGCACAATCTGAGACAGAAAGTCATGTACATGATTCTGCTGCCAG AACCAGTCTGGACCAGACCACTCTCAATCAGTCGGTGTCAGTGAATGGAGTACACAGCGATAATGACACATCGCAG CAGTCATTATCGCTATCGTTGTCATCGGGAAAGAAATCAGAGCCTAAGCGTGTGTGTAAGCCAAAGCAGACGGAGCGT GGCTCAGAGTCGGAGTCAGTGAACGGGCCAGGTAGGGACAGCGGGCTGGCATCGTCTCGCCTCGAGCCGTCTGCCACGTTACCGAGCAGGGGCGGAGCAGAGTCTGAACCAGAAACCATGGAGGGGATGCTCTGTCGAAAGCAAGAAATGGAGTCCCACAGCAAAAAGGCAGCTACCAG